In Massilia antarctica, the following are encoded in one genomic region:
- a CDS encoding MFS transporter, with amino-acid sequence MNHLFYATLSLPATAMGFALCIQISALSWILSTRFNLEIHQIGIVWAAGPLAGIFGQVIIGLISDDAWFWGGRRRPFILIGGTLAALMVFLLPRIDVVSQLLGIKNIVIVAVIIALTLDLSINISFNPTRSIIADLTPEGEARTRGYTWMQTISGFFGVAAYIIGATLGNDALISVGAGIVFVFSVLPMFFIKEERELVKKNEAAVATKADWGQLWRIYIAHGFAWLGVQAMFVYTYGFIQQQLVPAGLDVKAANAMSGQVIAYAFAVLNTVGFLLPALVLAPLARRFGRVHTQAGCIAIMALGYFLIATMARTPMMLYALMAVVGIGWSAIVSLPFAIMSDKVDKSRMGFFMGVFNLSVVLPQLMSTGVGFVLKHVADQSTLYVICGTSLAISAALWCLVKDEAAATQAAMPAPVH; translated from the coding sequence TTGAATCACCTTTTTTACGCGACCCTGAGCCTGCCGGCGACGGCGATGGGTTTCGCGCTGTGCATCCAGATTTCGGCGCTGAGCTGGATTTTGAGCACGCGCTTCAACCTCGAGATTCACCAGATCGGCATCGTGTGGGCGGCCGGACCGCTGGCAGGCATCTTCGGCCAGGTGATCATCGGCTTGATCAGCGACGATGCCTGGTTCTGGGGCGGGCGGCGCCGCCCCTTCATCCTGATCGGCGGCACCCTGGCCGCGCTGATGGTGTTCCTGCTACCGCGCATCGACGTCGTCAGCCAGCTCCTGGGCATCAAGAATATCGTCATCGTGGCGGTGATCATCGCATTGACCCTGGACCTGTCGATCAATATCAGCTTCAATCCGACCCGCTCGATCATCGCCGACCTCACGCCCGAAGGCGAAGCGCGCACGCGCGGCTACACGTGGATGCAGACGATTTCCGGCTTCTTCGGCGTGGCGGCGTACATCATCGGCGCAACCCTCGGCAACGACGCGCTGATCTCGGTCGGCGCGGGCATCGTGTTCGTGTTTTCGGTGCTGCCGATGTTCTTCATCAAGGAAGAACGCGAGCTGGTGAAAAAGAACGAGGCGGCCGTAGCGACCAAGGCCGATTGGGGCCAGCTGTGGCGCATCTACATCGCGCACGGCTTTGCGTGGCTTGGGGTGCAGGCGATGTTCGTCTACACCTACGGCTTTATCCAGCAGCAGCTGGTGCCGGCGGGGCTGGATGTGAAGGCGGCGAACGCCATGAGCGGCCAGGTGATCGCCTACGCTTTCGCCGTGCTCAATACGGTCGGCTTCCTGCTTCCGGCGCTGGTGCTCGCGCCGCTGGCGCGCAGGTTCGGCCGCGTACATACGCAAGCGGGCTGCATCGCCATCATGGCGCTCGGGTACTTTTTGATCGCCACCATGGCGCGCACGCCGATGATGCTGTACGCGCTGATGGCGGTGGTCGGCATCGGCTGGAGCGCCATCGTCAGCCTGCCGTTCGCGATCATGAGCGACAAGGTGGACAAGAGCCGCATGGGCTTTTTCATGGGCGTGTTCAACCTGTCGGTGGTGCTGCCGCAGTTGATGTCCACCGGCGTGGGCTTCGTGCTGAAACACGTGGCCGACCAGAGCACCTTGTATGTCATCTGCGGCACCTCACTGGCCATTTCGGCGGCCTTGTGGTGCCTGGTGAAGGACGAGGCGGCGGCGACCCAGGCCGCGATGCCCGCTCCCGTACACTGA